The genomic region CGCAGCCAGCACGGCGAGCGCCGCCCACCGTCGGCGGGCAGTCAACACCGGCCCGGCGGCCGGGGTCGCGGAGAAAGTCACAGGGGAAATGTACCGACCAGTCGGTGCAGTTCGTCAGGGTGACCTGTGCCACTTGCCCGTTTTGCGGAACCCGCTGGAATACATGATTCGTCATGTAAGTTGAGCCGGGTACGCCGCCCCAGACGGAGGGCACACGACATTCGAGGACACGGATCATGTCTGAGCTTCGGACAGTAGCCATCACCGGCGCAGCAAGCGGCCTGGGACGCGAACTCGCCCTGCAGTTCACGGGACTGGGCTACACGGTCTACGGGACCGCCATCTCGGCAGAAGAGGCCGCTGGCCTCGCGGGCGAGCAGGGCATCGTCCTGAGCGTCGTCGACATCACCCACGACGCGGCCGTCCGTACCTGGGCGGACGAGGTCGGTAAGGCCGTGGGCGACCACGGCCTTGACATCCTGGTCAACAACGCCGGCATCCTCACCCCCGGCCCGCTGGAGGCACTGCCGATCGACGAGGTACGTCGGGAGTTCGACGTCAACGTCCTCGGCACCATCTCGGCGACCAACGCCTTCCTGCCGCTGCTGCGCGCCGCCCACGGGCGCATCGTGCTGATCGGCGCGATGACCGGCCGCTTCCCGCTTCAGTTCAACGGACCGTCGAGCGCGACAAAGGCGGCACTCGAGGCGATCGCCGACGTCTACCGCAACGAGCTGCGCCCGTTCGGCGTTGACGTCGTGATCGCCCAGGCCGGGAACATGCTCACCGGCGGCCCCGCCAAGACCGCCGCAGCACTGGAGCGCGTCGCCTCGGCCTTCACCCCGGAGCAGGCCAACCTCTACGGGGAGAGCTTCACCGCCTTCGCGGACGCGCTCAACAGCATGCAGAGCTCCGGCCTGCCCGCCGTGGACGCCGCGGAGTGGGTCATCCGCCTCGCCACCGAGCAGCCCGCCCCGAGCCGCGCCCCCGTTGGGCACGACGCCGAGGACATCCTGCGCCGCGTCGCGACCGAGAGCGACGCGCAGCTCGACGCGCTGCGCACCGAGCTGCTCGGCCCTCGCGCCTCCTGACCGCCGTCCCGGCAGCGTCCATGATCAGGGCCAGGGACACCTGACCACCCCTCGGAAAGGTATCGCCATGCAGTTCGGCATTTTCTCCGTCAGTGACGTCACCCGAAACCCGGTCACGGGGGTCACCGTCAGCGAGGCGGAGCGCATCGACGCCATGACGCAGATCGCGGTAAAGGCCGAGGAGGTCGGTCTGGACGTCTTCGCGATCGGCGAGCACCACAACCCGCCGTTCTTCTCCTCCTCCCCGGCGGCGTTCCTGGCCCATGTCGCGGCGCTGACCAAGCGGATCATCCTCTCGACGTCGACCACGCTGATCACCACGAACGATCCGGTGCGGATCGCCGAGGAGTACGCGATGGTCCAGCACCTGGCCAAGGGCCGGCTGGACCTCACGCTCGGCCGCGGAAACACAGTGCCCGTCTACCCCTGGTTCGGTCAGGACATCCGTCAGGGCCTGCCCCTGGCTCTGGAGAACTACAACCTGCTGCACCGGCTGTGGCGCGAGGATGTCGTGGACTGGGAGGGCTCGTACCGCACGGCCTTGCAGGGCTTCACCTCGACGCCTCGGCCGTTGGACGACGTGCCACCGTTCGTCTGGCACGGCTCGATCCGGACGCCCGAGATCGCCGAGCAGGCCGCCTACTACGGCAACGGCTTCTTCGCCAACAACATCCTGGCGCCTACCGGCCACTTCCTGCCGCTGGTCAACCTCTACCGCAAGCGCTTCGCGCACTACGGCCACGGGACCGAGGAGCAGGCGATCGTCGGCCTGGGCGGCCAGGTCTTCCTTGCCCGCAACTCACAGGACGCCTTCCGCACGTTCCGCCCGTACTTCGACGAGGCCCCGGTCTACGACCACAGCCTCTCGCTGGAGACCTATGCCGAGCGCACCCCGCTCAGCGTCGGCAGCCCGCAGCAGGTCATCGACAAGACCCTCGAATCCCACGACCTGTTCGGTGACTACCAACGCCAACTCTGGGTCGTGGACCACGCTGGCCTCCCGCTGAAGATCGTCCTGGATCAGCTCGATCTGCTCGGCGAGGAGGTCGTCCCCGTGCTGCGCAAGGAGTTCGCCTCCCGTCGATCCCCGCACGCTGCCGAGGCCCCCACCCACGAGCGCCTGGTGCGGCAGAAGTACGGCGACACACCGCCGCGCCAGCCCCGCCCCAACGCCAACCGTGGCGACAACGTCACGGGCACCTCGCCGTACCAGGACAGCGACCCCAGCGCGCCCGCGATCTACCCAGTGATCAAGTGAACGCCGAGGCACGCCTGGCCAACGAGGCATGGGAAGCCCTCTTCCGGGCCCAGGTCGTCCTCGCCCGCCGGTTCACCGACGACGACATCTGGCACGAACTCACACCCAACGAGTACGACGTCCTCTACACCCTCAAGAAATCACCCCAGGGCCTGAGCATGACCGAGATCAACCGCGGCATTCTCCTGACCCAGGCCGGAGTGTCGCGGCTGTGCAACCGCCTCATCCAGCGCGGGCTCGTCAGCCGGGGCTGCGATCCACGCGACCGTCGCGCCTCCGTGCTCACGCTGACCGAGGAG from Micromonospora profundi harbors:
- a CDS encoding MarR family winged helix-turn-helix transcriptional regulator, with translation MNAEARLANEAWEALFRAQVVLARRFTDDDIWHELTPNEYDVLYTLKKSPQGLSMTEINRGILLTQAGVSRLCNRLIQRGLVSRGCDPRDRRASVLTLTEEGVELQRAVGARHAAAVTAAMTEALAPDQLVQLRALAQQIVDSAAPGPPRHDSQEPS
- a CDS encoding SDR family NAD(P)-dependent oxidoreductase; its protein translation is MSELRTVAITGAASGLGRELALQFTGLGYTVYGTAISAEEAAGLAGEQGIVLSVVDITHDAAVRTWADEVGKAVGDHGLDILVNNAGILTPGPLEALPIDEVRREFDVNVLGTISATNAFLPLLRAAHGRIVLIGAMTGRFPLQFNGPSSATKAALEAIADVYRNELRPFGVDVVIAQAGNMLTGGPAKTAAALERVASAFTPEQANLYGESFTAFADALNSMQSSGLPAVDAAEWVIRLATEQPAPSRAPVGHDAEDILRRVATESDAQLDALRTELLGPRAS
- a CDS encoding CE1758 family FMN-dependent luciferase-like monooxygenase → MQFGIFSVSDVTRNPVTGVTVSEAERIDAMTQIAVKAEEVGLDVFAIGEHHNPPFFSSSPAAFLAHVAALTKRIILSTSTTLITTNDPVRIAEEYAMVQHLAKGRLDLTLGRGNTVPVYPWFGQDIRQGLPLALENYNLLHRLWREDVVDWEGSYRTALQGFTSTPRPLDDVPPFVWHGSIRTPEIAEQAAYYGNGFFANNILAPTGHFLPLVNLYRKRFAHYGHGTEEQAIVGLGGQVFLARNSQDAFRTFRPYFDEAPVYDHSLSLETYAERTPLSVGSPQQVIDKTLESHDLFGDYQRQLWVVDHAGLPLKIVLDQLDLLGEEVVPVLRKEFASRRSPHAAEAPTHERLVRQKYGDTPPRQPRPNANRGDNVTGTSPYQDSDPSAPAIYPVIK